One stretch of Chroococcidiopsis sp. SAG 2025 DNA includes these proteins:
- a CDS encoding helix-turn-helix domain-containing protein: MKVLLQEVRKSRGFSQNDLARMIRMSPQNIQKIEQGDAKSVTFVTLGRLCKALSCQPGDLLIYEDDADWNDECEGMTQSKEFNTGRDAIEDRPSQQRRQSRSAIVIVSELPESA, translated from the coding sequence GTGAAAGTTCTGCTTCAGGAGGTTAGGAAATCTCGCGGATTCTCCCAAAATGACCTAGCTCGTATGATTCGGATGTCTCCTCAAAATATTCAAAAAATTGAACAGGGAGATGCCAAATCTGTAACTTTTGTGACTTTAGGACGATTGTGTAAAGCTTTGAGCTGTCAACCAGGTGACTTATTAATTTATGAAGACGATGCCGATTGGAACGACGAATGCGAAGGGATGACTCAATCAAAGGAATTTAACACGGGTAGAGATGCGATCGAAGATCGCCCTTCTCAACAACGTCGGCAATCACGCTCCGCAATTGTCATTGTTTCTGAATTGCCAGAATCTGCCTAA
- a CDS encoding Rha family transcriptional regulator: MTNVIVIERDGTLVVDSRLIADRLAIAHKNLLATLDKYKQRTESAFGEIAFETRKSERGKPERLAWLTEEQATFLMTLSRNTDKVVQCKLELVEAFAKAKRVIEQVIPAQSNRIRELELELELARARDSAARSEDAAAQSQQRLLAVSQAIATLHGSGMVALILGKPDAVVERVTQVEKTILCNERGQPIKSYTGLSKTRLAKRYGMKKASDVVIWLESIGKADLLQSGLTAAPCQYLPLEYLSELDRLWTMKQGHRQRLLGE; the protein is encoded by the coding sequence ATGACTAACGTGATAGTTATCGAGCGTGATGGCACTTTAGTTGTTGACTCGCGCTTAATCGCCGATAGGTTAGCAATTGCTCATAAGAATTTGTTAGCAACTCTTGATAAGTATAAGCAACGCACCGAGTCAGCATTTGGAGAAATCGCGTTTGAAACGCGAAAATCAGAACGGGGTAAGCCGGAACGATTGGCTTGGCTCACGGAGGAGCAAGCAACATTTTTAATGACTCTCAGCCGCAATACTGACAAAGTAGTGCAGTGCAAGCTTGAATTAGTAGAAGCCTTTGCTAAAGCCAAAAGAGTTATTGAACAAGTCATTCCGGCTCAATCCAATCGGATTCGCGAACTTGAACTCGAACTAGAGCTAGCCCGTGCCAGAGATAGTGCTGCTCGCTCTGAAGACGCTGCGGCACAAAGTCAACAGCGACTACTAGCAGTGAGTCAAGCAATTGCCACCCTGCACGGTTCGGGGATGGTAGCGTTGATTCTAGGTAAGCCGGATGCAGTTGTAGAACGAGTCACCCAAGTGGAAAAAACAATCCTCTGCAACGAGCGCGGTCAACCAATCAAAAGCTATACAGGGCTTTCAAAAACAAGGCTCGCGAAACGCTACGGAATGAAGAAAGCATCTGATGTCGTGATTTGGCTCGAATCCATCGGCAAAGCAGATTTACTCCAAAGTGGACTAACTGCTGCTCCTTGCCAGTATTTACCGCTGGAATATCTATCAGAACTGGATCGACTTTGGACAATGAAACAGGGACACAGACAGCGGCTGCTAGGGGAGTAA